One part of the Lycium ferocissimum isolate CSIRO_LF1 chromosome 8, AGI_CSIRO_Lferr_CH_V1, whole genome shotgun sequence genome encodes these proteins:
- the LOC132066132 gene encoding uncharacterized protein LOC132066132, which produces MEPKLKEQNTGKIMKKINPAWSWVANHAFSPRGRFLIMWDSTLVDSETISMTAQLIHGVVKVISLNLVFDFTAIHWNDKIEGYWKEYTWTNGHTYSILDRGLVNAEWMLNLQYSEILIMEPGCSDHSPLCITCLDEGERKPRPFRFMNHLIGHADFLDIVKETWGVESQTCTMREIWQKLKLMKQKMKVLNSNILNSTEFRGVDAKVKHYRQQLQHLQENMTVPGQPQDVLQYERETKMELEKWMSIEESIMQQKSRIQWLKLGDANTTYFFASMRNRCAQNRITGLGDASVTLLQTRDEIEGEVMSRSN; this is translated from the exons ATGGAGCCCAAGCTCAAGGAACAGAACACTGGAAAAATAATGAAGAAGATCAATCCGGCTTGGTCTTGGGTAGCAAATCATGCTTTCAGTCCGAGAGGTAGATTCTTGATTATGTGGGATAGTACTTTGGTGGATTCTGAAACTATTTCCATGACTGCTCAACTCATTCATGGAGTAGTTAAAGTCATATCACTTAATCTAGTGTTTGATTTTACAGCCAT ACACTGGAATGACAAAATTGAGGGCTACTGGAAGGAGTATACATGGACAAATGGTCATACTTATAGTATACTAGATAGAGGCTTGGTTAATGCCGAATGGATGCTAAATCTCCAGTACTCAGAGATACTGATTATGGAGCCTGGTTGTTCAGATCATTCTCCCTTATGCATTACTTGTCTGGATGAAGGTGAGAGGAAGCCCAGACCTTTCAGATTTATGAACCACCTTATAGGCCATGCTGATTTTCTGgacattgtaaaagaaacttgGGGTGTAGAATCACAAACTTGCACTATGAGGGAAATCTGGCAAAAACTAAAACTCATGaagcaaaaaatgaaagttttgaaTTCTAATATTTTGAATTCTACTGAGTTTAGAGGAGTAGATGCTAAGGTCAAACATTATAGGCAGCAGTTGCAGCACCTCCAAGAGAATATGACTGTCCCTGGGCAACCTCAAGATGTGCTACAATATGAAAGAGAGACCAAAATGGAACTTGAGAAATGGATGAGTATTGAGGAAAGTATAATGCAACAAAAATCTAGAATACAATGGCTTAAATTGGGGGATGCAAATACAACATATTTTTTTGCAAGTATGAGGAATAGATGCGCCCAAAATAGAATCACTGGGCTTGGTGATGCCTCAGTTACTTTGCTACAAACTAGAGATGAGATTGAAGGGGAGGTGATGTCACGATCCAACTAG